CCCGCGCCGAACTGCGATAGCCCGGCGCCCTCGGCCCGCTCGGCCGGGTCCAGCGTGAACAGGATCCCCGCCCCGGCCTCGCGCGGCTTCGGGCTGGCGCGCCAGAGCCGCGTGCCGACCGGCTGGTTCAGCACACGCTGCGCATAATCGCCCGCCGCGCACCAGTAATCCGTATCCGCCCGGCCCGAGCGGAAGGCGACCGCGATCCCGGTGGCGCCGACCTGCGCGACCTCCATCCCGTTTCGCGCCGTGAACGCCGCCGCAGGCAGCGGCAGCATCAGCAAGACGATCAGCCATCCGCGCATCCCGACCTCCTCCGGTCTTCCCGGCCCAAAGCAGGGGCCACGCCCGATGATCCCACCCCGGGGCACGGGATGCAATTGCGACAATCCGTCAGGGCGCTTGAGCCTTGACGGGTCCTGAACGCACCGCCCGCAAGCGGTGTCCATCCTGTGCCGCCCCTGTGCCGCGGCGGTGCATCCCGGGTGCGGCCCCATCGCGGGACAAGAAAAAGCCCCCCGGCAGCACGCTGCGGAGGGCCTTGTCGTCGTCGGTCAGGACGGGATCACATCCCGGCCTGAACCTCGGCGCTCTCTTGCTGCACGACCGCGCCGGCGGTCGAGATGTCGCGTCCGGCACCCTGCACGGTCTCGCAGGCAGCCAGCGTCATCATGGCCAGAACGGCGCTCAGGCCCAGGATCTTCTTCTGCACGGCACACTCTCCTTGTGGATAACCATCTGACCTTGCAACGCAATCCTTGAAGCATCGGTTCCCGGCTAAAACGCGACGCCCGCATATAGGCAGATATTCGCATAGGGCGTGAACTCTCCCGTCCGCACGACCGCCCGCGCCTCGGCCATCGCGGCCTTCAGCGCGTCATGCGGCATCGGCGAGACCGCCCCGATCTGCCGCGCCCGGAACCGCGCCGCCAGATCCGCCCCGGCCTCCTGCGCCAGGGCCGAGCGTTCCACGACCATCTCGGCCAGCACCGCGTCCAGAACATCGAAAACCCCGGGAATCCCGCGGGTTACGGCCAGATCGACGACCCGCACCCCGCGCGGCACCGGCAATCCGGCATCCCCGATGACCAGCAGATCGCCATGCCCCATCGCGGCCACCAGCCCCGACAGTTCGGCATGCAACAGTACCGTGCGTTTCATTCGTGTCTCCTCAATCCTCGGGAAGCATCTCGGCCAGATAGCGCATCATGTTGCCGCCCATGACCTTGACGATCTGCGCCTCGTCCAGGCCCTGATCCAGCAGCGCCTGCGTCAGCGCCGGCAGATGCGCCGCATCGAAGGGCACATCCACCGACCCGTCCCAGTCCGAGCCGAGCGAGACGTGATCCTCGCCCGCGACCCCGATCGCCGCGACGATCGCGCCGGCCACATCGGCGGGCGTGGTGCCGCAGACGACATCCGACCAGAAGCCGATGCCGATGATGCCCCCGGCCCCGGCGATGCGCGCGACCAGATCGTCGGGCAGGTTGCGCGGGCTGGGGCAGTGGCTGGCGATGCCGGTATGGGACAGCACGGGCCGCGTGCCGGGCAGGGCCAGCACGTCCTCGACCATCCGCGGGGCGGCATGGGTGACGTCGACGATCATCCCCCGCGCGACCATGCCCTGCACCACCTCGCGCCCGAAATCCGACAGCCCGTCGCCGCTGCCGCCCTCGCCATGCAGGCTGCCGCCCAGCTCGTTGTCGAAGAAATGCGTCAGCCCCATCAAGCGGAAGCCCGCATCGTGCAGAACATCCAGATTGGCCAGATCGCCCTCCAGCGG
Above is a window of Paracoccus liaowanqingii DNA encoding:
- a CDS encoding entericidin A/B family lipoprotein, translating into MMTLAACETVQGAGRDISTAGAVVQQESAEVQAGM
- the rbsD gene encoding D-ribose pyranase — protein: MKRTVLLHAELSGLVAAMGHGDLLVIGDAGLPVPRGVRVVDLAVTRGIPGVFDVLDAVLAEMVVERSALAQEAGADLAARFRARQIGAVSPMPHDALKAAMAEARAVVRTGEFTPYANICLYAGVAF
- a CDS encoding dipeptidase, with product MVRRIVLGLAAVGVVTLAGFLVLAPAYVERGMNPVTMPAEGWPVGPEAQALHERLVIGDWHSDALLWDRDLLHRVDRGHTDIPRLLEGNMAVQVFTTVTKSPRGQNYDRNSAAGGDNITPLFIGQLRPPRAWFSLRERALVQAAALQRAADRAPDRLTVIRTRGDLQALLERRAAGERVLGGILGSEGGHPLEGDLANLDVLHDAGFRLMGLTHFFDNELGGSLHGEGGSGDGLSDFGREVVQGMVARGMIVDVTHAAPRMVEDVLALPGTRPVLSHTGIASHCPSPRNLPDDLVARIAGAGGIIGIGFWSDVVCGTTPADVAGAIVAAIGVAGEDHVSLGSDWDGSVDVPFDAAHLPALTQALLDQGLDEAQIVKVMGGNMMRYLAEMLPED